A region from the Triticum aestivum cultivar Chinese Spring chromosome 3D, IWGSC CS RefSeq v2.1, whole genome shotgun sequence genome encodes:
- the LOC123078208 gene encoding F-box protein At2g32560: MLALVATFVFSCLLFLSKPCARDMRLFLASISQQLALSLLGFLAGYRLLGGVASTAADAMPLMPSFKRKRPAAKLETTDTTGEPSVLDLPELAIDCILAKLPPAELRNMAAVSRSMRERCRSDHLWERHMSDKWGSVLGTAARDEWRSYLSSSTAAGGGASGCGSAGSGKHRRWLAALSCVCPVVSWMRPRADGGAGTSAGPVLDDSIMSWYLHLESGKFWFPAQVYNREHGHVGFMMSCYDAELSYDFRTDTFHARYPPHGRRTVVLEDGVQWDRIRAPRVETLAHDLHASDCLHELRPGDNIEIQWRRNKEFPYGWWYGVVGHLESCDGNEHFCRCHLSDTVVLEFNQYTPGSRWRQSLVNRKDHREEGNESDGFYGGIRKLQDKDEISKWKQLWPTDILE, encoded by the exons ATGCTTGCCCTGGTCGCCACCTTCGTCTTCTCCTGCCTCCTCTTCTTGTCCAAGCCATGCGCCCGTGACATGAGACTCTTCCTCGCTTCCATCTCCCAACAACTCGCGCTCTCGCTGCTCGGATTCTTGGCCGGCTACAGGCTGCTCGGCGGCGTCGCCTCCACGGCCGCGGACGCCATGCCCCTCATGCCTTCCTTCAAGAGGAAGCGCCCGGCCGCCAAGCTGGAGACTACGGATACGACCGGCGAGCCGTCGGTGCTCGACCTCCCGGAGCTGGCCATCGACTGCATTCTCGCCAAGCTGCCGCCGGCGGAGCTGCGGAACATGGCCGCCGTCAGCCGGTCCATGCGGGAAAGGTGCAGGAGCGACCACCTCTGGGAGCGCCACATGTCCGACAAGTGGGGTTCTGTCCTGGGTACCGCCGCGAGGGACGAGTGGAGGTCGTATCTGTCCTCGTCGaccgcggccggcggcggcgcgtcggggTGCGGGTCTGCTGGCAGCGGCAAGCACCGGAGGTGGCTTGCCGCGCTGTCCTGCGTCTGCCCGGTGGTGTCCTGGATGCGGCCTAgggccgacggcggcgccggcacGTCCGCGGGCCCTGTGCTGGATGATTCCATCATGTCGTGGTATCTCCACCTGGAGAGCGGCAAGTTCTGGTTCCCCGCACAGGTCTACAACCGAGAG CATGGGCATGTTGGGTTCATGATGTCATGCTATGATGCAGAGCTCAGCTATGATTTCCGCACTGACACGTTCCACGCAAG GTATCCACCACACGGGCGACGAACTGTAGTCTTGGAAGATGGCGTGCAATGGGACAGGATCAGGGCACCTCGGGTCGAAACTCTTGCACATGACCTGCATGCCTCTGACTGCTTACATGAACTACGGCCTGGCGATAACATTGAGATTCAGTGGAGAAGGAACAAGGAGTTCCCATATG GCTGGTGGTATGGAGTTGTTGGCCACTTGGAATCATGTGATGGAAATGAGCACTTTTGTCGGTGTCATCTTAGTG ACACCGTGGTGCTGGAGTTCAATCAATACACGCCTGGCTCAAGATGGAGGCAGTCCCTGGTGAATCGGAAGGACCACAGGGAAGAAGGCAACGAGAGTGACGGATTCTACGGTGGAATAAGGAAGCTCCAAGACAAGGATGAAATCTCAAAGTGGAAGCAGCTATGGCCAACGGATATCCTGGAATAA